The following are from one region of the Acanthopagrus latus isolate v.2019 chromosome 2, fAcaLat1.1, whole genome shotgun sequence genome:
- the vaspb gene encoding vasodilator-stimulated phosphoprotein isoform X3 produces the protein MSESSICQARATVMIYDDGNKKWLPAGAGPQAFSRVQIYHNPTTNAFRIVGRKMQTDQQVVINCPIVRGLKYNQATNNFHQWRDARQVWGLNFGSKEDATLFANGMSHALEVLNSVADAGYATLPRPVSNGPSPEELEQQRRLEQQRLEQQERERQERERQERERQERERLERERQTASAVPIPPAPPLVLGGSAPPPAPPPPPGPPPASGIPPPPGPPPSGPPPAPPLPAAGGGGGDGPGGLSGGGLAAALAGAKLRKVSKQDDGASAAPISRADSNRNSNSSIGGGGGGGLMGEMSAILARRRKAADTGEKPPVKPQDNDDSEPQGQSDTIRRPWEKSTMNRNNSITKSMDSTSTLSQGSRAKPAGNSNDAGGMDDTDLEKMKQEILEEVRKELQKVKEEIIGAFIQELQKRNT, from the exons TGAGTCGAGTATTTGCCAGGCTCGGGCCACTGTGATGATCTATGACGATGGCAATAAGAAGTGGTTGCCGGCCGGTGCTGGACCCCAGGCATTCAGCAGAGTCCAGATCTATCACAACCCCACCACCAATGCCTTCAGGATAGTGGGACGCAAGATGCAGACGGATCAGCAG GTGGTTATAAACTGTCCAATCGTGAGAGGTCTCAAGTATAACCAGGCCACAAATAATTTCCATCAGTGGCGGGACGCCCGGCAGGTGTGGGGACTCAACTTTGGCAGCAAAGAGGATGCTACTCTATTTGCCAACGGCATGTCTCACGCTCTGGAGGTGCTCAACTCTGTAGCAGACGCTG GCTATGCGACCCTCCCCCGCCCAGTGTCAAATGGACCTTCTCCAGAGGAGCTTGAACAACAGCGGAG GTTGGAACAGCAGAGGTTGGAACAGCAGGAACGAGAGcgacaagagagagaaagacaggagcgggagaggcaggaaagagagagactggagagagaaagacaaactgCTTCTGCAG TCCCTATTCCTCCAGCCCCACCTTTGGTCCTTGGAGGCAGcgctcctccaccagctcctcctccaccccctggccctcctcctgcttctggTATCCCTCCCCCTCCAGGACCACCTCCCTCAGGACCTCCGCCGGCCCCACCCCTACccgctgcaggtggaggtggaggtgacggACCTGGTGGTTTAAGTGGAGGTGGTCTTGCGGCCGCCCTTGCAGGAGCTAAACTCCGCAAAGTGTCAAAG CAGGACGACGGAGCTTCTGCAGCTCCAATAAGCAGAGCTGACTCGAACCGTAACAGCAACTCGTCTattggaggaggggggggaggaggtcTGATGGGTGAAATGAGTGCCATCTTGGCACGAAG GAGAAAAGCTGCAGACACTGGAGAGAAGCCACCTGTGAAGCCACAAGATAAT GATGATTCAGAGCCTCAAGGTCAAAGCG ACACCATTAGAAGACCTTGGGAGAAATCTACTATGAACAG GAATAACTCCATCACCAAGAGCATGGACTCCACTTCCACATTGTCCCAAGGTTCCAG GGCAAAGCCTGCTGGTAACAGTAACGATGCAGGTGGAATGGATGACACAGACttagagaaaatgaaacag GAGATCCTGGAGGAGGTGCGGAAAGAACTGCAAAAAGTCAAGGAGGAAATAATTGGAG CCTTTATTCAGGAGCTGCAAAAGAGAAACACATAG
- the vaspb gene encoding vasodilator-stimulated phosphoprotein isoform X4 translates to MSESSICQARATVMIYDDGNKKWLPAGAGPQAFSRVQIYHNPTTNAFRIVGRKMQTDQQVVINCPIVRGLKYNQATNNFHQWRDARQVWGLNFGSKEDATLFANGMSHALEVLNSVADAGYATLPRPVSNGPSPEELEQQRRLEQQRLEQQERERQERERQERERQERERLERERQTASAGQETPVLVNTTATTQSSLIPIPPAPPLVLGGSAPPPAPPPPPGPPPASGIPPPPGPPPSGPPPAPPLPAAGGGGGDGPGGLSGGGLAAALAGAKLRKVSKQDDGASAAPISRADSNRNSNSSIGGGGGGGLMGEMSAILARRRKAADTGEKPPVKPQDNDDSEPQGQSDTIRRPWEKSTMNRAKPAGNSNDAGGMDDTDLEKMKQEILEEVRKELQKVKEEIIGAFIQELQKRNT, encoded by the exons TGAGTCGAGTATTTGCCAGGCTCGGGCCACTGTGATGATCTATGACGATGGCAATAAGAAGTGGTTGCCGGCCGGTGCTGGACCCCAGGCATTCAGCAGAGTCCAGATCTATCACAACCCCACCACCAATGCCTTCAGGATAGTGGGACGCAAGATGCAGACGGATCAGCAG GTGGTTATAAACTGTCCAATCGTGAGAGGTCTCAAGTATAACCAGGCCACAAATAATTTCCATCAGTGGCGGGACGCCCGGCAGGTGTGGGGACTCAACTTTGGCAGCAAAGAGGATGCTACTCTATTTGCCAACGGCATGTCTCACGCTCTGGAGGTGCTCAACTCTGTAGCAGACGCTG GCTATGCGACCCTCCCCCGCCCAGTGTCAAATGGACCTTCTCCAGAGGAGCTTGAACAACAGCGGAG GTTGGAACAGCAGAGGTTGGAACAGCAGGAACGAGAGcgacaagagagagaaagacaggagcgggagaggcaggaaagagagagactggagagagaaagacaaactgCTTCTGCAGGTCAGGAAACGCCTGTGCTGGTCAACACAACTGCTACAACACAGTCCAGTCTTA TCCCTATTCCTCCAGCCCCACCTTTGGTCCTTGGAGGCAGcgctcctccaccagctcctcctccaccccctggccctcctcctgcttctggTATCCCTCCCCCTCCAGGACCACCTCCCTCAGGACCTCCGCCGGCCCCACCCCTACccgctgcaggtggaggtggaggtgacggACCTGGTGGTTTAAGTGGAGGTGGTCTTGCGGCCGCCCTTGCAGGAGCTAAACTCCGCAAAGTGTCAAAG CAGGACGACGGAGCTTCTGCAGCTCCAATAAGCAGAGCTGACTCGAACCGTAACAGCAACTCGTCTattggaggaggggggggaggaggtcTGATGGGTGAAATGAGTGCCATCTTGGCACGAAG GAGAAAAGCTGCAGACACTGGAGAGAAGCCACCTGTGAAGCCACAAGATAAT GATGATTCAGAGCCTCAAGGTCAAAGCG ACACCATTAGAAGACCTTGGGAGAAATCTACTATGAACAG GGCAAAGCCTGCTGGTAACAGTAACGATGCAGGTGGAATGGATGACACAGACttagagaaaatgaaacag GAGATCCTGGAGGAGGTGCGGAAAGAACTGCAAAAAGTCAAGGAGGAAATAATTGGAG CCTTTATTCAGGAGCTGCAAAAGAGAAACACATAG
- the vaspb gene encoding vasodilator-stimulated phosphoprotein isoform X1: MSESSICQARATVMIYDDGNKKWLPAGAGPQAFSRVQIYHNPTTNAFRIVGRKMQTDQQVVINCPIVRGLKYNQATNNFHQWRDARQVWGLNFGSKEDATLFANGMSHALEVLNSVADAGYATLPRPVSNGPSPEELEQQRRLEQQRLEQQERERQERERQERERQERERLERERQTASAGQETPVLVNTTATTQSSLIPIPPAPPLVLGGSAPPPAPPPPPGPPPASGIPPPPGPPPSGPPPAPPLPAAGGGGGDGPGGLSGGGLAAALAGAKLRKVSKQDDGASAAPISRADSNRNSNSSIGGGGGGGLMGEMSAILARRRKAADTGEKPPVKPQDNDDSEPQGQSDTIRRPWEKSTMNRNNSITKSMDSTSTLSQGSRAKPAGNSNDAGGMDDTDLEKMKQEILEEVRKELQKVKEEIIGAFIQELQKRNT; encoded by the exons TGAGTCGAGTATTTGCCAGGCTCGGGCCACTGTGATGATCTATGACGATGGCAATAAGAAGTGGTTGCCGGCCGGTGCTGGACCCCAGGCATTCAGCAGAGTCCAGATCTATCACAACCCCACCACCAATGCCTTCAGGATAGTGGGACGCAAGATGCAGACGGATCAGCAG GTGGTTATAAACTGTCCAATCGTGAGAGGTCTCAAGTATAACCAGGCCACAAATAATTTCCATCAGTGGCGGGACGCCCGGCAGGTGTGGGGACTCAACTTTGGCAGCAAAGAGGATGCTACTCTATTTGCCAACGGCATGTCTCACGCTCTGGAGGTGCTCAACTCTGTAGCAGACGCTG GCTATGCGACCCTCCCCCGCCCAGTGTCAAATGGACCTTCTCCAGAGGAGCTTGAACAACAGCGGAG GTTGGAACAGCAGAGGTTGGAACAGCAGGAACGAGAGcgacaagagagagaaagacaggagcgggagaggcaggaaagagagagactggagagagaaagacaaactgCTTCTGCAGGTCAGGAAACGCCTGTGCTGGTCAACACAACTGCTACAACACAGTCCAGTCTTA TCCCTATTCCTCCAGCCCCACCTTTGGTCCTTGGAGGCAGcgctcctccaccagctcctcctccaccccctggccctcctcctgcttctggTATCCCTCCCCCTCCAGGACCACCTCCCTCAGGACCTCCGCCGGCCCCACCCCTACccgctgcaggtggaggtggaggtgacggACCTGGTGGTTTAAGTGGAGGTGGTCTTGCGGCCGCCCTTGCAGGAGCTAAACTCCGCAAAGTGTCAAAG CAGGACGACGGAGCTTCTGCAGCTCCAATAAGCAGAGCTGACTCGAACCGTAACAGCAACTCGTCTattggaggaggggggggaggaggtcTGATGGGTGAAATGAGTGCCATCTTGGCACGAAG GAGAAAAGCTGCAGACACTGGAGAGAAGCCACCTGTGAAGCCACAAGATAAT GATGATTCAGAGCCTCAAGGTCAAAGCG ACACCATTAGAAGACCTTGGGAGAAATCTACTATGAACAG GAATAACTCCATCACCAAGAGCATGGACTCCACTTCCACATTGTCCCAAGGTTCCAG GGCAAAGCCTGCTGGTAACAGTAACGATGCAGGTGGAATGGATGACACAGACttagagaaaatgaaacag GAGATCCTGGAGGAGGTGCGGAAAGAACTGCAAAAAGTCAAGGAGGAAATAATTGGAG CCTTTATTCAGGAGCTGCAAAAGAGAAACACATAG
- the vaspb gene encoding vasodilator-stimulated phosphoprotein isoform X2: protein MSESSICQARATVMIYDDGNKKWLPAGAGPQAFSRVQIYHNPTTNAFRIVGRKMQTDQQVVINCPIVRGLKYNQATNNFHQWRDARQVWGLNFGSKEDATLFANGMSHALEVLNSVADAGYATLPRPVSNGPSPEELEQQRRLEQQRLEQQERERQERERQERERQERERLERERQTASAGQETPVLVNTTATTQSSLIPIPPAPPLVLGGSAPPPAPPPPPGPPPASGIPPPPGPPPSGPPPAPPLPAAGGGGGDGPGGLSGGGLAAALAGAKLRKVSKDDGASAAPISRADSNRNSNSSIGGGGGGGLMGEMSAILARRRKAADTGEKPPVKPQDNDDSEPQGQSDTIRRPWEKSTMNRNNSITKSMDSTSTLSQGSRAKPAGNSNDAGGMDDTDLEKMKQEILEEVRKELQKVKEEIIGAFIQELQKRNT from the exons TGAGTCGAGTATTTGCCAGGCTCGGGCCACTGTGATGATCTATGACGATGGCAATAAGAAGTGGTTGCCGGCCGGTGCTGGACCCCAGGCATTCAGCAGAGTCCAGATCTATCACAACCCCACCACCAATGCCTTCAGGATAGTGGGACGCAAGATGCAGACGGATCAGCAG GTGGTTATAAACTGTCCAATCGTGAGAGGTCTCAAGTATAACCAGGCCACAAATAATTTCCATCAGTGGCGGGACGCCCGGCAGGTGTGGGGACTCAACTTTGGCAGCAAAGAGGATGCTACTCTATTTGCCAACGGCATGTCTCACGCTCTGGAGGTGCTCAACTCTGTAGCAGACGCTG GCTATGCGACCCTCCCCCGCCCAGTGTCAAATGGACCTTCTCCAGAGGAGCTTGAACAACAGCGGAG GTTGGAACAGCAGAGGTTGGAACAGCAGGAACGAGAGcgacaagagagagaaagacaggagcgggagaggcaggaaagagagagactggagagagaaagacaaactgCTTCTGCAGGTCAGGAAACGCCTGTGCTGGTCAACACAACTGCTACAACACAGTCCAGTCTTA TCCCTATTCCTCCAGCCCCACCTTTGGTCCTTGGAGGCAGcgctcctccaccagctcctcctccaccccctggccctcctcctgcttctggTATCCCTCCCCCTCCAGGACCACCTCCCTCAGGACCTCCGCCGGCCCCACCCCTACccgctgcaggtggaggtggaggtgacggACCTGGTGGTTTAAGTGGAGGTGGTCTTGCGGCCGCCCTTGCAGGAGCTAAACTCCGCAAAGTGTCAAAG GACGACGGAGCTTCTGCAGCTCCAATAAGCAGAGCTGACTCGAACCGTAACAGCAACTCGTCTattggaggaggggggggaggaggtcTGATGGGTGAAATGAGTGCCATCTTGGCACGAAG GAGAAAAGCTGCAGACACTGGAGAGAAGCCACCTGTGAAGCCACAAGATAAT GATGATTCAGAGCCTCAAGGTCAAAGCG ACACCATTAGAAGACCTTGGGAGAAATCTACTATGAACAG GAATAACTCCATCACCAAGAGCATGGACTCCACTTCCACATTGTCCCAAGGTTCCAG GGCAAAGCCTGCTGGTAACAGTAACGATGCAGGTGGAATGGATGACACAGACttagagaaaatgaaacag GAGATCCTGGAGGAGGTGCGGAAAGAACTGCAAAAAGTCAAGGAGGAAATAATTGGAG CCTTTATTCAGGAGCTGCAAAAGAGAAACACATAG